In the Kaistella sp. 97-N-M2 genome, one interval contains:
- a CDS encoding glycosyltransferase, which translates to MQPLVTISIPLYNCEDFLPACLESVRQQSYSNLEVTLINDQTPDNSVKLAQDFIARHKLQTWKIIHLEKNSGLSVVRNKGIETATGKYVFFLDSDDQIMPDAIKLMVEFAEARKVQMVVGDVETVDVGAAKTSSLFSVEFSGDTIYGNGAVFRAYVAGQYPVTSWNKLFKRSFLTQNELYFTPNIFSEDELHSFKSALKLESVGFIHQPTYRYFLHSKSIIHNKSRKNFLDWTLIAREMDRILKEETQAERRKLMLQYLVHFKKMTLAMNWKAQKNETLWKESYISYKKLSSLTLADYLSAEVPLSLKKADLFSRLPTDLGFRFFRWRWQR; encoded by the coding sequence ATGCAACCTTTAGTCACCATTTCGATTCCGCTTTACAACTGCGAAGATTTTCTGCCAGCGTGTTTAGAATCGGTTCGACAGCAATCCTATTCGAACCTCGAGGTGACTTTAATTAATGATCAAACGCCCGATAACAGTGTAAAACTTGCGCAGGATTTTATTGCGCGGCACAAACTTCAGACCTGGAAAATCATCCATCTCGAAAAAAATTCGGGTCTTTCTGTCGTCCGCAACAAAGGGATTGAAACGGCGACCGGAAAATACGTGTTTTTTCTGGACAGCGACGACCAGATCATGCCCGATGCCATTAAACTTATGGTAGAATTTGCGGAGGCGAGAAAGGTGCAAATGGTAGTGGGAGACGTGGAAACCGTTGATGTAGGAGCGGCAAAAACCTCCAGTCTGTTCAGCGTCGAGTTTTCCGGAGATACCATTTATGGGAATGGTGCGGTTTTTCGCGCGTACGTCGCGGGACAATATCCTGTAACTTCCTGGAACAAGCTTTTTAAACGCAGTTTTCTCACTCAGAATGAACTTTACTTTACACCAAATATTTTTTCGGAAGACGAACTTCACAGTTTTAAAAGTGCGCTGAAACTGGAAAGTGTGGGTTTCATTCATCAGCCGACCTATCGCTATTTTCTGCATTCGAAATCCATCATTCACAACAAAAGCCGCAAAAATTTTCTGGACTGGACGCTGATTGCGCGGGAGATGGATCGCATACTGAAAGAGGAGACGCAGGCAGAACGCAGAAAACTAATGCTTCAGTATTTGGTGCATTTTAAAAAGATGACGCTCGCAATGAATTGGAAGGCGCAAAAAAATGAAACGCTGTGGAAGGAAAGTTATATCAGTTATAAAAAATTATCGTCACTGACGCTTGCGGATTACCTTTCGGCGGAGGTTCCGCTTTCGCTGAAAAAAGCCGATCTTTTTAGCAGACTGCCCACCGATTTAGGATTTCGCTTCTTCAGGTGGCGCTGGCAGCGTTGA